ATTTGGCAAAAATTGCTTGAGTTTTTTTGAAGTTGTGACGCTTTTTCCGGGCAGAAAATTTGACCATACTCTATCTTAGCAGAATATAAAAACCTGAGTGAAAAGAAATTAGGCAGCAATCTTGCTTCGTAATTCCTCACACAGCCGAATCATAAAGCGGACATTATGAATGCTAGCCAGCCGATAAAACAGTAACTCTTTAGCTTTGTATAAATGATGCAAGTACGCCCTAGAATATCCAGCTCGGCAAGTCATACAATCACAACCTTCTTGAATCACGCGTTTGTCAGTTTTGAATTGAGAGTTGCCAATTTGCAATCTACCTTTGCTATTAAACTCTGATTCAAAATGAATCTGGTCAGCTGAACCAACTTTAAAACTACTACCTACTAACTTACCATGATACAAAGCTCCATTTCTGGCTAATCTAGTCGGCGCTACACAATCAAATATATCCGCTCCTGCCAAAGCCATAGCTACAATATCTTGAGGATCCCGTCCTACTCCCATCGCATAAAATGGTTTATCTTCTGGAATTTTTGCTTTGACCCAACTAATGTGCTCAACAGTTTGATCCATGAAATAACCAACTGAAACTCCGCCAATAGCAATACCTGGTAAATCTTGATCTGCAATAAAGGCAGCACTGTCCTGACGTAAGTCTTTATAATTGCCACCTTGAATAATGCCAAATAAAGCCTGATTACCAGGTTTTTTCTGCCATTCTTTTTTACAGCGCACCAACCAGCGATGTGTTCGATCCATCGCTTCTTTTACATAACGTTTGCCTTTAATAGGCGTACATTCATCAAAGGCCATAATAATATCAGCTCCTAAGGCTTGCTGAATTTTGATAGAACTTTCTGGCGTTAGGCGGTGAGTGCTGCCATCAATATGTGATTTAAAAGTTGCTCCGTCTTCATCAATGGTGGATAATTTGCCTGCTTCAGCCCCTAAACTAAACACTTGGAAACCACCACTATCTGTTAAAACTGGCCGGGGCCAATGCATAAAATCATGTAGGCCTCCTAATTTTTTGACAGTTTGTTCTCCTGGCCGTAAGTGTAAATGATAGGTGTTGCCTAAAATAATTTGAGCTTTGGCTTCCAAAAGATCCTGGGAAGAAAGAGCGCGGACACTACCTCGTGTACCAACTGGCATATAAGCTGGAGTTTTAATCACCCCATGCGTGGTTTTAATCTCTCCTGCTCGAGCTGCACATTTTTTGGCTTTAATGGTAAAAGCAAAAGACATAGTGTATTTAAAATAAAATGGAATATCAGTTTTAATTTAGACCTACGATTCTACTTCAGATAAGATACTTAAACAAGTTTGTAAATCTTCAGCTAATCCACTTTCAAACACAACTTTTTCTCCGCTTCTGGGATGAAAAAACGACAACGACTTAGCATGCAAAAATAACCTAGGACACCATGTAAGGTCAGCTGACAAGCGTTTACCTAAGTAGATGGGGTCAGACACAATTGGAAATCCTAAGTGCGATAAATGAACTCTCAATTGATGGGTTCGGCCAGTTTTAGGCCAAAGATTAAGCAAGGTAAATAGTTCTTGATTACGACTAAAATAATTGGAAACTTGATATTTAGTTCTGCCCATCTTCCCATCAACAGCTATGGTAAAACGACGGCGATTAAAAGGGTTGCGTTTTAGAGGCAAATTGACAGTCCCTTCTCGGAGAGTCATGTTGCCATGAACTAAGGCTATGTATTGTTTTTGAGTTTGGCGTTTTTTAAATTGTTGCTTAAGGTTTAAAAAAGTTTCAACATTCCTGGCTAAAACCATCACTCCCGAAGTTTCTTTATCAAGCCGATGTACTACTCCAGAACGGTTAGTAAATTCTTGTATTTCTGCTTGCCTGGATTCATCATTCCCAATTTCTAATCGATGAGTTTCTTCCATCCAATCTTGAATAGTTGGCTCTTTGACACTTTCAGCCCGATTAACCACTACCCCAGCTGGTTTGCTAATAATAACAATATAATCATCTTGAAATAGGACTTGTATATCCATATATTATTTTTCTTTTATAGATTCGGTTTTTTCTTGTTTAAACTCTTTGAGACTAATTGCAATTACTCCAATTGTAATCAGGCTGTCAGCCAGATTAAACACCGGAAATTGCCAAATTTGTATAAAATCCACTACTCCACCATACAGTAAGCGATCCAAAATATTACTCAAGCCAGCCGCTACAATTAGTAGCAACCAAAACGAACCTAATACTTTTTTCTTTAGAGAAATTAGCAAAACTCCTAAAGCTACATATCCAACCCAACCAGGCAGAATGCCCAAAACTCCATGCATGTTGATAAAAACTAGTTTTGGTAAGTAATGAAGCACTAGTTGCTTACTAGTTTGATCAAGGCCAATAATAAGCAAAACAAATAGGATGGAAATGATGAGTTTAGAAGGCTTTGGCATGATATTACTAATTTTTGACATCATGACCAGCTCGTGCTCTAGAAAAGCGGCGTTGACGTTGGCGGGGTTCGTAGGGATTCATAGGCTGACGGATTATCTCGCTTTGATCTGATTTAGAAACAAGTGGGATTTTGTCCAAAATATCATCATGGGTTCCGCTTCGCAGCCAAAACATAAAAGCCACAACGAGAAGGTAAACACATAAGATAATTTGATACCAGGAAAAAATAAAAACCTGTTGCATATGACTTGCAGCAAAAAAATCTAAGGCAAATTGGCTCACGCCAACAATAAGTAAATAGGTCAACCATAAAAAGCCTGGTCTGGCTTTACCCCGACCATCCTGATACCAGGAAAATAAGCGATAGCGTTTATCCAACCAAATTAATAAATAATACGTGAATATCAAAATTCCTACTTCATAAAGTTGAATAGGATGGCGTCTACCATCAAGGCCTGGAAAGCCAATCCCCCAAGGTAAACTAGTTTGATGACCTACATATGAACCATCCAGAAACTGGCCAATTCTCACCAGCAATTGAGCAGAAACAATTCCAAAAACCGAAATATCAGCCATTTCAAAAAACTGCCATTTCTTTTTTTTGGCAACTATTGCTCCAATATACATTGCTCCTAATAAAAATCCCAACCAGGAAAAGCCATTGGAGTACGTCAGATCAATCCAACGCACTAGTCTGAATCCAAAATTAGGAAAATTAAGAAGAATATATAGCAAACGACCTCCCACCAATCCTCCAAAAAAACTTAAGAAGATAAAATCAAAAATATCATCATCACCCATATGTTCTTGTTTGGCTCGCCGCCAAATATGGAAGCTGCCAAAAAAGAAAGCTAAAGCTAGGAAAAAACCAAGACTGGAAATAGTGAATGGTCCTATAGAGGCTAATACTGGAAACACAGTTTTTCAAAAATTAATAACCAGGCTAGATTATAGCTAATTTGACAGCATGCGCCAATCCTTTCTACAATAGAAGCTCGGTTGCATATTTAGAGTGTCACGGTATAATGCAATCTTTGCTTGATAGATATTATTGATTTAGCTAGTAGTTTTTTAAAATTACTAGTACATAACACTCATGTTGCTTACCCCTCACATATTTTTAGGCCTGTTTTTTATTGCTAAATTCCGGCCAGAAGTCGCTGTCTCTGCAGCCTTGGTTAGTCATTTTCTCTTTGATTACTTCCTCCCCCACTGGAATCCTCATTTATTTACAGAGATGAAAAAAAATGGAGCGTTATCTCAAAAAACAAAATTAATTATTGCTGCAGATGTATTAGTAAGTGTGATTAGCGTTTTGGTTTTTATGTCTTTGGCTTTACCAAATTTGACTCAAGCTTTTTATATTGGCCTCACTGCTCTTTTTGCAGTGCTGCCTGATTTGATTGAAGCTCCGTTTTATCTTTTAAAACTCAATGGTATTTTTAGAAAATTTGTCGAATTTGAGCACAAAAATCAAGCCACCGCCGGCCCTCTCTGGGGTAATGTTTCCCAAGCTTTAGTAATCATTGTTTGTCTTTTGGGAATGCTTTCCTAAAACAAATTCTTATTTTGCCCGCTCCACATAAGCCCGATCTTCAGTCGAAACTCTGATTTTTTCGCCTTGTTTGATAAAAAGTGGAACCCGGATTTTGATCCCACCAGTCACAGTAGCATCTTTGTACATATTAGCCGCACTATTACCTTTGACCCCTGGATCACATTCGAGAATTTCAACCACAACTTTAGGGGGGATTTCGATACTTAAAGGTTTTTCATCCCAATAAAGGACATTGTACGTTTCCCCATCTTGTAAAAAAGCAATTTCATCTCCCATTTGGGAAGCTTCAATTTCAATTTGTTCAAAAGTCTGTGGATCCATAAAGTTTAGAGCTTCATCCTCTTTATATAAAAATTGCATCGGTTTTTTTACTAAACTTACTTCTTCAAAACGGTCTGAGGGGGCAAAAGTTAGCGGAATGACATTGCCAGTTACTAAACCTCGAATTTTAAGACGTACATCGGCACTGCCTCTGGCCATATGAGTATGTTTATAGCTTAAAACCCGGCAAGGTTCGTCATTGTATTCAAATAAAGTATTGACTCGAAGATCAGTTGCTTGGATCATAATTACCTCCAGAAAAAGCTATTCCCGCTCAAGCGGGAATCTATAGAACTAGTAATATTTGTATTCTACCACTAATTTTAGTAATTTTTCTGATAAAATAGCTATGTTTGAAGTGAAAAATTGCCGAGGTGGCGCCTGCCCGCCTAATTGTTTTGTAAAACAAAACTTTTGGCGGGGAATTGGTAAATCTCATCAAACATTAAAAATGTAAGGTAAATGCCGAGGTGGCGGAATTGGTAGACGCGTAGGTCTCAAAAACCTATGAGGGTCACACCTCGTGCGGGTTCGATTCCCGCCCTCGGCACTAATATTTAATTTAAAAATAAATATGACACATGAAATGCTTCAAAATAGTAGTTCATTAAGAGGTCTATTGTCCCAAGCTATTGAAACTTTGCTTGCGGGGGCATGTTTGAAATTTTTGGGAAAACAAGGCTTAAGTCGTGATGAACTTATAAAGTTATTAGTTCCTGATCCGAACAGTCAAGAGTCTCAATTAATAGATCCTATAAGCCAAAGAGTGGTAAATATACTTACGTCACAAAGTCAAAACCCTCAAATTTCACACAGTTAAATATTAAAATTACATCAAACAATTTTTACTTGTTTTGAGAAAACAGATTTTAGAGCTATTTACTTTATTGACTACTTCCTTGAAGCTCAGAAGAAATTTGTCTAAAGACATCTCCCATATATTGCATTGCTGTTCTACCAGCAAAAACAGGAGCTTGTTGCCCCATTTCTACAGGAATATAAACATAAGGGCGATGATGATTTGATAATTGATCTCCAAAAGCATTGGGACTTAGTACTGCCCATATTCCGGATATTTTAATTTGACCATACTCATCACATACAGGCTTACCATCTTCACCGATTTGGTATGCAAAAACGATATGTTTGGTATGTCCTCCAAGATCACCATTTTCTGAAAATAAAGGATTCTGGGATTTTTCTCTTTTTTCAACTAGCAATGGCATTGAGTCAGCTGAAGGCTTTTTATGGACAATAAAAAAGTTGTCTCCTGGTTCTAAACCCTCAGTAGCTAAAGCTTCATTTTGTGAAGCTGAAAGAGACTTCGAAGGAGCAATGATAGTTGCATCATCAAAATTTATATCCTCAGGACAAAATACTCTGAGACTGAGCCCTTGTTCTTGTAAATCACCATTAATATAAGCTTGATTACTCTGTTCAGGGCTGTTGAGAAGCTGCTCGGCAACTTTTCTCACACTCTCTAAGTACATTGCTTCAGATTTTTGTTCTGGTGTCCAACCTTCCTCCTGAGCCTCTGCTACTGATCCTTGCGGCAAAGCTAGGCCAGCAGCAGCTCCTGCAACAATCGCAATTCCTTTTAAAAAACCTCGCCTTGATAATCCTTTTGTGTCGGGAGTATCACTAGTATCAGGTGAATTATCTGGAGTATTGACCATATGTTTCAAAATTTTTTAATAATATATAAGATAGTATCATAATAACAAATTTGTAAAGCTTATTCTTCCGATTCTTTGGTACTTTCTCCACCCTGTCCTTTTTCCATACCATAAAACCTGATTCGGTCGCCTTTAAAGAAAAGGTTAACAGTCCGCAATGGACCGTTTCGGTGTTTAGCAATTTTTAAAGACACATTTTCTAAATTTTCATCATCAGTTCGATACAAAAACATCACCACGTCAGCATCTTGTTCAATAGCTCCGGACTCCCGCAAGTCAGCTAACTGCGGTTCTTTGGTACCACGCGATTCGACCGCCCGGGAAAGCTGGGATAAAGCTAAAATCGGGATTTTTAATTCTCTAGCTAGATTTTTTAAAGATTGGGAAATTTCGGAAACTTCCTGAACCCGACTTTCATATGTTTTAGTACCTACCGCTAACTGTAAGTAGTCAACCATGAGTAATTTAACATCATGTTCTAGCTGCAAACGCCGGGCTTTAGTCCTCATTTCCATCAGGTTAATTCCTGGAGTATCGTCAATAAAAAGTGGCGCTTCGGCTAGCCGTCCATAGGCTTCTGAAATCCTGGCAAAATCTTGTTCTTTTAAATTGCCGGTTTTAAGCCGCCAGGCATCAATGTCAGCTTCGGACACGATCAGACGGTCAACTAGCTCTTCTTTACTCATTTCTAAAGAAAAAATTCCTACTGGAATTTTAAAATTAACGGTAATAGCTTGGGCCATATTGAGTGAAAAAGCCGTTTTCCCTACCCCTGGTCTGGCCGCCAAAATCAGCAAGTTACTGGCCTGCATTCCCGCCAACGTACTATCCAGATCCTTAAAACCAGTCGGCACACCTCGTAAACTCCCAGCTTGTTTATGCAGTTCATCCAATCTCTCAAAACTATCTGCCAACGCATCTTGAATCGGAGTAAAGGTCCGGGATAAATGTTTTTGGCCTAAAGCAAAAATTTCCCGTTCAGAAGTATCTAAGACTGTAACCGCATCTTTACCTTCATCATAAGCCATTTCAACAATGTCTGAACCAATTCTGATTAATTCCCGTTTATTAGCTAAATCTTTGATGATTTTGGCATATTTTTCGCTGTGAGCTGCAGTAGCAACTTTTTCGGCTAAAAGCGTCAGGTATTCTTCGCCACCAACTTTTTCCAATTGCTTTTGTTTTTTTAGCTGTGAGGATAACGTAATCAAATCAATCGGATCCCGCTCTTCAAAAAGCTTGAGCATGGCTGTGTAAATATATTGGTGAGCACTGGCATAAAAATGATCAGCCAGTAGTAATGAGCTAATATTTACAATGGCATCTTTATCAATAATCAGAGCTCCTAATAAAGATTGCTCGACCTCGTGATCATGGGGTGGAACTTTAGATCCTGGCATGAGTATGAAGTTTGTGTGGCAGTAAGCTAACTCTTTCTTTCTAATACAACTACTTCCAATTCTTCAGGCAAGCTAGTACTGTTAATCACCAAGCGTTCTTCCTGTTTTGGTTCAATTTCCATTTCTTTTAAAAATGTTTCTACACTATCCAGCTGGGCAAATTCTGGAGCTAGTCCTGCTTGTTGATAATGCATAGGAATGACAATGCTTGGCTCCAAAGTTTTGATAATCTTTTTAGCCATTTCTGCTCCAATAGTTTGGTGATTTCCTACTGGGATCAAAAGAATATCGGTATTTTCCAATTCTTCAATTTCTTTTTTAGTCAGTTCCCGATTGAGATCGCCCAAATGGCAAAGGGTTAAGCCACCTTCGGTTTCAAATTGAAAAATAATATTGGGGTCAAAAGTAGCTTGTTCATCTTTACTAATTTTACTTCGTATTCCTTTAATCATCACTTCTTTAATTTCATATTCCCCTGGCCCATCAATAATAAAAGCATTTTCATTTTTGATACCTTCTCGAAAATCATGGTTTTGGTGAGCATGAGAAATAGTGACAATATCAGCTTCGGTTTTGGGGAATTTTAAGCCAACATTTTTAGCAAAAGGATCAGTCACGATGGTAGCGGTAGCGGTTTTAATCTTAAAACTGGAATGACCTAAGTAGGTAATCTGCATAGTGAGCTCATTTTAACATACGTTTTTAACGGTCTTAGAGTATCAGGTTTGAGCTGCCTTGACAATAGAGAAAGCGGGTGTTACATTCGGCACTAGATTTGCTGTGAAATAAGTTGATACAAAAACGAAGTGGGTTTGCTAATTTTCAAGGCATGCAATTTTGATAGTACTTGAACATTGGTACTTGAAAAATTACATAACGATGAAAATTAGGAAAAAAACGAGTTTTTGTGTCATTATTTATTTTACGGCAAATCTAGTAATTATGAGGAAAGAAATTTTATTAGCCATTGGAATCGGTGCTATTTTAGGACTGGTAGTAACATATGGTATTTATACTGCCAACAAAGCTATTATCAACAAACAAGCTGGTTTGAATCCTCAAACCACTACTATTCCTACTCCAACACCAGCTGCTCAAGAACAAATTAAGTTGGAAGTTGATGAGCCACAAAGTGGCATTGCCGTTGATACTGCTAAAATTACCATTACTGGAACTACTACCCCTGAAGCAATCATAGCCATTGTAGCTGAAGGCGAAGACTATCTTGCACAAGCTGATCAGGCTGGTTATTTTAGTCAAGAAATTACGCTTATCAAAGGTGCCAATACGGTCACTGTATCTGCCTCAGATGGTGAACTGGTTTCTCCCAGTCAAACCATTCAAATCGTGTACAGTACCGAGCTAAACAGTGAAGAAGAATAACATTATGAACAAATTGCTATTTATTTTACTCATTGCTCTGATGATTGCATTGTTTAAGCCTCAACTGAGTCTAGCTCAGGAAAACACCAGTACTAAGTCTGGAGATATTGAAAATCAAGAGGTTTTAGACAAAATTAAAGAGCGTATTGAAGAAAATATAACAGGCACTAGCAATAGTCATAGTGCTACAGACAGTGCCACTCCAACTTGGTATGGCAGTTTTGGGACTGTCACTACAACTGGTAATAATAAAATTGTGGTCCAAAATCAAGCAGCTCAAAACACTGAAATTTTATTTGATCAAAATGTTGAATTGGTTTTATTTAAATCAGGTGTCGGTCGGTCGGAAATCACAGCTGATGATATTGAAACTGGTTGGTTTGCGATTGCCATGGGCAAAACTATAACTAACAACAAAAATTTGCTAGCTCAACGCATTACCTTTACTCAAGATTTTGAAACTCCTGCTAAAAGTCAGGTTGTTGCTGGCAAAATAACTGAAATTGATGAAGAAGCTATGACCATTAGCAATGGGAAAACTTATGCCTTAGAAATTCCTGAAGAATATAATTTAAAAATAAAAGGAGTTGATAGACCTAATTTGGAAGATATTAGTATTGATGATCGGGCTGTAGCGATTGCAACTGTAGCTGATTCTGAAGACAAAGAAGGTGAAAAAACCTATACATTGAGAGCTGTTTATATCATTCCAAGTTTGAGCAATCCATTAGCTGAAGAAAACCAAGTTGAAAATGAAGCTACTGCTTCAGCTAAAGAAGCAACAAAGTCAGCTAAACCAAAAGAAAATTAGTCTTTCTTCTCGCTTTTTTCTTTCCCGTCTTCTTTGTTCTTTTTTTCATCTTCTGTAGCTTTTTCTTTTTTATCTTCACTATGCTCTTCTTTCTTTTCATTCTTAGGCTTAGATTTTAGCTTGCCAGTAGCTCTGGTGATCATTTTATCCAACGTTAGTGGTGCAGCTAAAGAGATTAGCTCTAAGGTAAAAATGGATAGTTCAAAAGCCGAAGGAATTTGGTTGGTAATAAAGTAAGCTCCCAACCCTACTAAAAACGAACTAAAGAGTGTGGTCCGAAACATTTCTCTTTGCGTTAGATCGATAATTTTTTCAGGAATATTGCTTAGCTGGGCTAGCTCAGTTTTGCGTAAAATATTTTGCCAGCCATGCCAAAATAGTGTCAAAAAGGTCATTACAGCGGTAACGGTATTAAGCGTTCGATTTGCTACTGCTACACTCCCAGAAAAAATCGATAGTTCAATTCCAGTAGGAAAATTACGGGCTAAATACCAAACTAAAATAAAAATTGGCAGTAAAAAACCATTAGCCATGGAGATAATTTTAGGTGGCTTATATGATTGATTATTTTTCCGGATCATGCCTCTTACTACCCTTCTAAGAAGCAATATTCCTAGTAACCCTAGCCAAACTAATACAGCAATACCAAAACCAAAATCTTTACTGCTTGTGATATGCGGGTATGGGAGCTTAAAGAAAATATCTCGAATTGGATACGTAGGATATGGTACAAAATCATAAAGCTGATTGGCAGGAATAGCCCTGGCATAAAAATCAGTTAAAAACAGTTTTCCAATAGAAACATAAGAAATCAGTTGGACAAAAAAATCCAGCGAGTAAAACAGTACTAACTTACGACCTTGGGTAAAATTTTGGTGAAATTGGTATTGTTGTTGTTCTTGGGTTTTAATATCCTCGAAGGTTTCCACAAATTCTTTAATATTATTTGAATTAAGTACATAGATAATCCGGAATGGGATTAGTAGAATTGTTTGAAAAACTCCCAACAAAACTACCGAAATCCACATGCTTTTAGTGAAGCTATAACAGAAAAATAAGAAACTGGCATAAAACCGGAACGTCATGCCAGACAAAAAAGCATAGATCAGAAACAGAATGATAATTGCAGTCAAAATACCAGACAGGGATGGCATTCTTTTGGAAAAACGTAATGAGCTACGTTTGACCACTGCTCCTGGATTTTCACCGTACGTAGGGTCTGTCATAGTTTATTGTTTCAGCTTAGTAATTGCTTCTTCCAAAGTAGTAGTAACTTGTTCACCGTTGCTTAAGTTTTTGAGCGTGACTGTATTTTGAGCTACTTCTTCATCACCTACAATAACTACATACGGAATCTTTTTTTGGTTGGCTAGCTTGATTTGTTTACCAATATTATCAGTTGTTAAAGAAAGTTCTGCGGATATGTTTTGAGCTCGTAATTGTTGACATATTGTTAGTGAGTATTTCTGTAAATCTTGATTAAATATAGTGATAAATACTTGTGTACTACTTTTGTTCGATTCGAAAAAATTGTTTTGTTTAACAAGCTCAACTATTCGATCAAAACCTAAACCAACTCCAACCGCTGGTATTTCAATTCCTCCCAGTTGTTTAATCAAATTGTCATA
This window of the Candidatus Beckwithbacteria bacterium genome carries:
- a CDS encoding MBL fold metallo-hydrolase; the encoded protein is MQITYLGHSSFKIKTATATIVTDPFAKNVGLKFPKTEADIVTISHAHQNHDFREGIKNENAFIIDGPGEYEIKEVMIKGIRSKISKDEQATFDPNIIFQFETEGGLTLCHLGDLNRELTKKEIEELENTDILLIPVGNHQTIGAEMAKKIIKTLEPSIVIPMHYQQAGLAPEFAQLDSVETFLKEMEIEPKQEERLVINSTSLPEELEVVVLERKS
- a CDS encoding twin-arginine translocation signal domain-containing protein; translated protein: MVNTPDNSPDTSDTPDTKGLSRRGFLKGIAIVAGAAAGLALPQGSVAEAQEEGWTPEQKSEAMYLESVRKVAEQLLNSPEQSNQAYINGDLQEQGLSLRVFCPEDINFDDATIIAPSKSLSASQNEALATEGLEPGDNFFIVHKKPSADSMPLLVEKREKSQNPLFSENGDLGGHTKHIVFAYQIGEDGKPVCDEYGQIKISGIWAVLSPNAFGDQLSNHHRPYVYIPVEMGQQAPVFAGRTAMQYMGDVFRQISSELQGSSQ
- a CDS encoding RluA family pseudouridine synthase — translated: MDIQVLFQDDYIVIISKPAGVVVNRAESVKEPTIQDWMEETHRLEIGNDESRQAEIQEFTNRSGVVHRLDKETSGVMVLARNVETFLNLKQQFKKRQTQKQYIALVHGNMTLREGTVNLPLKRNPFNRRRFTIAVDGKMGRTKYQVSNYFSRNQELFTLLNLWPKTGRTHQLRVHLSHLGFPIVSDPIYLGKRLSADLTWCPRLFLHAKSLSFFHPRSGEKVVFESGLAEDLQTCLSILSEVES
- the tgt gene encoding tRNA guanosine(34) transglycosylase Tgt, with translation MSFAFTIKAKKCAARAGEIKTTHGVIKTPAYMPVGTRGSVRALSSQDLLEAKAQIILGNTYHLHLRPGEQTVKKLGGLHDFMHWPRPVLTDSGGFQVFSLGAEAGKLSTIDEDGATFKSHIDGSTHRLTPESSIKIQQALGADIIMAFDECTPIKGKRYVKEAMDRTHRWLVRCKKEWQKKPGNQALFGIIQGGNYKDLRQDSAAFIADQDLPGIAIGGVSVGYFMDQTVEHISWVKAKIPEDKPFYAMGVGRDPQDIVAMALAGADIFDCVAPTRLARNGALYHGKLVGSSFKVGSADQIHFESEFNSKGRLQIGNSQFKTDKRVIQEGCDCMTCRAGYSRAYLHHLYKAKELLFYRLASIHNVRFMIRLCEELRSKIAA
- the dnaB gene encoding replicative DNA helicase, which encodes MPGSKVPPHDHEVEQSLLGALIIDKDAIVNISSLLLADHFYASAHQYIYTAMLKLFEERDPIDLITLSSQLKKQKQLEKVGGEEYLTLLAEKVATAAHSEKYAKIIKDLANKRELIRIGSDIVEMAYDEGKDAVTVLDTSEREIFALGQKHLSRTFTPIQDALADSFERLDELHKQAGSLRGVPTGFKDLDSTLAGMQASNLLILAARPGVGKTAFSLNMAQAITVNFKIPVGIFSLEMSKEELVDRLIVSEADIDAWRLKTGNLKEQDFARISEAYGRLAEAPLFIDDTPGINLMEMRTKARRLQLEHDVKLLMVDYLQLAVGTKTYESRVQEVSEISQSLKNLARELKIPILALSQLSRAVESRGTKEPQLADLRESGAIEQDADVVMFLYRTDDENLENVSLKIAKHRNGPLRTVNLFFKGDRIRFYGMEKGQGGESTKESEE
- the efp gene encoding elongation factor P → MIQATDLRVNTLFEYNDEPCRVLSYKHTHMARGSADVRLKIRGLVTGNVIPLTFAPSDRFEEVSLVKKPMQFLYKEDEALNFMDPQTFEQIEIEASQMGDEIAFLQDGETYNVLYWDEKPLSIEIPPKVVVEILECDPGVKGNSAANMYKDATVTGGIKIRVPLFIKQGEKIRVSTEDRAYVERAK